In Campylobacter porcelli, the sequence ATGTAAGTCCCGCATCTTCAACCAACTTAGCAAATTCATAATTTTCACTTAAAAATCCATACCCTGGGTGTATCGCATCAGCCCCACAAGCCTTAGCCACTTCTACAATTCTACTAGCGTCTAAGTAGCCTTTTATCGGATCTTTGCCTATCTCATACGCCTCATCAGCGACCTTGACATGGAGTGAGTCTTTATCTGGCTCTGTGTAAATAGCTACATTTTTAATATGTAAATCCTTACACGCCCTAACGATTCTAACAGCTATTTCGCCACGATTGGCAATTAAAATTTTATATATCATAAAGTTACCCTTTTAAAAATTTTGATCAATTCTAGCTAAATTTGGTTATTTTTTAGCTAAAAATAGAAAAATAAATTTAAATTTTAAATAATGCGTTACATTAGCTTAGCCATCAAGCCAAATTTAACCTAACTCCGCTTGGGATATTTACTATCCTATCAGCTAGATATTTGGCATTTTTATTCTCATCTTTTATGCAGTTTTTATACATATCTAGCTCACTTATTAATCTCCACGCTGGACGCATCATCACTGATTTTTCATTAGCATATTTTAGCAGTTCATCACGACTATTTTTATCATCTAAGATAATACCCATTAGCCAGTAATTACTAAGGCAATCCTTAGGCTCATTAATAAATTTTATCCCCAAGTTATCAAAAAATTTAGCATATTTTTGAGCTAACTCTCTTTTGTCTTTTAAATATATATCTAGATTTTCAAGTTGAGCTTTTAGCAATCCAGCGTTTAAATTTGGCATTCTGTAATTATATGCGATATAATCGTGATTATACTCATATGGGTGGGGGACTTTGGCTGTGGTGCTTAGGTGCTTAGCCATTTTAGCTACATTCTCATCATCGCTTATTAGCACCCCACCGCCGCCGCTTGTAGCTATCTTATTACCATTAAACGAAAACACCCCCGCAAGGCCAAATCTCCCACTATGAGTGCCCTTATACAAACTACCTAAGCTTTCAGCACTATCTTCAACCAAATTTATCCCCCAAATATCACAAATTTGAGCTATCTCATCTATCTTACACATCATACCAAATGTATGCATAGGCACGCAAGCTGATATAAATTTGTTACTAATTTTATTGTAGCATTTGCCATCTTTTTTGCCACAATTTTTATCTAAAAATTTACTTAAGCTACTTGGGCTCATTCCCATCGTATCCATATCTACATCTACAAATACCGCACTAGCACCAGTATAGCTAATCGCATTTGCCGTAGCTACAAAACTCAAAGGCTGAGTTATAACCTCATCACCAGCCCTTACCCCAGCACATATCAAAGCTATATGTAAAGCCGCCGTGCCACTACTCATAGCCACAGCATATTTAGCCCCTGTTATCCTAGCCATATCCATCTCTATATCAGTTACAAACTGCCCCACACTAGAGACAAATCCACTATCTATACACTGCTTTAAATATCTCATCTCATTGCCAATGAATTTTGGCTCGTGTAAGGCGACGCTTTGGGCTTTATACTCATCTTTTATAAATTTAATTATCTTTTCATATATCTTACATCTTTCCATCTAAGTATCTACCCTTCTCTATATGATTAAACTCAGGCAAAACTCTCATAAATTCCGCCATTATCGCACTTTTATCAAATTTAGAATTATCCATCATATCTTTGATATTTAGCTCAAACTCACGCAATCTATCGCTACTTATATCCATATCATTTTCTATCACGCCAATGCTTTTGAACTTATCTAAATTCAATCTCTCATCACCGGTATAAAACTCCTCATAATCCTTCTCCCCAGTCGTATCACTACTACTAAATAGACACGCCCACTTGCCACTTCTAGATAGCTTTCTAGCCTTAGCTCTAGCCTCGCTCTCATCTTGGCAAATATATGGCTCATAGCCTTTAAATCTCAGATATTTCACAGCTATATCACTAAATTTAATCAAATTTAGTCTCTCATCTAATTTAGGGAAAAATATCTCCCTATTACCCCCAAAAACCGCACTTAATAAGCATAGCTCCCCACTCTCTTTAGGCGTTATGAAGTATCTGCGGACATCATTTGGAGCGACAATTGGCTGGAGCTTTTTAATCCTTTGCTCAAACCCATAAAGCAAACTCCCATCACTAAATGCTACATTAGCAAATCTAGCCATACTAACAGGAGTTAAGCTTGATCGCATAAAAGCAAACATCTCCATAATTCTCTTACTAGCCCCCATCATATTAACAGGATTAGCAGCCTTATCACTACTAACTGTAAAATATCGCTTGGAGCGTCTCATTATCTCATCGCTATTAAATATATTTGTCTGGATTAATCTCATTAGCGTGTATGGATCCTTTTCACTCCTTACATGCTTTAAAGCACTTAAATTTAATACATAATCATACTCATTTGATCTCATAAACTCAGCAAATATCTGCGACCCAGCATCAATAGCATATGTAGCAAATCCACCGCTAATATACCCATAGCTACTTCTAATATCACGCACTAGCTCTACTAGATTATTCTCGCTGATATCCACCACATCAAGGGCTTTTGGCTCTCTAGCAAAAATCTCTTTTACCACCGCTTGACCGATACTTCCAGCACCACCTACTACTAAGAATTTAGATCTACTTATAATGCTCCTTAGCTCATTATCTAAATTTGCCATATCAGAGCTAAAAAGTGGCTCATCTCTACCTATAAGGCTTAATATATCTATCATTGCTAACTCTTTTTGATTGTGTTATTTTAATTATAGCTGAATTTAAAAAATTTTAGAAGTGTATTTTACCCCTAGTCTCCTAGGGATAAAAAGGACTTGTAAAGTTTAATGAGTTTTGTGCGAGTTTATCTTAATCACTCTCCTAACGACCGCACACCGCAAGCAGAGTTAAATCTTATTGCTATTTATGCTTTTAATACTAAATAAAGTAAATTTAAAAGCTTTTAAACCACTATTTATTGTAGTAGTTTTAATATATTTTGTTGAACAGCATTAGCTTGGCTCATAGCGTAGCTACCACTTTGAGCTAGGATATTGAATTTAGAGAAATTCGCACTTTCACTAGCAAAATCCACATCTCTTATCTGACTTTCAGCTGATTTGACATTGACTTGGGTAACTGTGATATTGTTAATAGTAGCGATTAATTGATTTTGGACTGATCCTAGATCAGCTCTAATCTTATCTAAAGTCTTTCTAGCACTCTCAGCCACATCTGCCATAGCTTGAGCTCCACCATAAGTATTTACACCACCAGCTTGATCGCCCCAGCCACCACCAGCTGCCGAAGCTCCACCATTAAAATACCCCATTGCTTTAGCCAAAGTTGCACTTATTGTTCCAGAGTTCATATATTTTAAATTTACACTAGCTTGATTATAAGCATTTGAAGCTATAGAAGCTGCACTTATCATAGCTCCACCATCTGTAAATCCAGACATAGTAGATAATCCATCTATACCTATCTTAATATCTCTAGCATCTTGGCGAATAAATGTAAGAGAACCCATAAATGCCACGCCACCACCAGCAGAACCATTAGAATAACCGGTAGTATCGCCACCCATAAAGCTTGCTCCAGATAGAGCTCCAATCCTAATAGCTCTACCATCTTTAGCGGCTAAAACCAAATGACCATTTTCTATACTTGCCTCTACTCCAGTTTCATCTTTTTTAGCGTTGATAGCTCCGATTAATACATTATCGCTATCATTAGCTTTAATCGCAACATCCCCGATTGTTACTCCGTTGATTGTAAGGTTTTTAATAGAGCCAGTTGATACAGCATCACTAAAAATTTGAGTATTATTAACCTTAACTTTTACACCAGTTAAATCACTTACCCCATTCATCATCTCAGCAATTGCTTTAAAACCCTCTGTTTGCATTGTATCTGAAACAATTTGTTGAAAAACATATCCATTTGGATAGCCATCAATACCGCTAAGTTTTATAGAAAATTTACTAATAGCTGAAAAATGAGATATTACGACATTACATACAGTCTCAAACCTCGTATGCCCTATAGTATTTGAATTTGTAGCCCCTATACTTACCTTAGCAGTCTCATTGCTATAAGCACCTATTTGGAAGTTTTTGTTTGAGAAGTTACCATTTAATAGTTGTTGTCCATTAAAGCTTGTAGTAGTAGCTATCATATCTAGCTCTTCAAGAAGTCTTGATATATCGTTTTGTAAAGCTCTTCTTGAGTCACTATTTTGTCCATCTTGAGCTGCTTGGATAGCTTTAGTTTTAATAGTATCAAGTATTTTAATCTGCTCATCCATAGCCTTATCAGCTGTTTGGATGATACCCACAGCGTCATTTGCGTTAGATATGGCTTGGGTAAGAGAGTTAGCCTGACTACGCAAACTATCAGCAATCGACATACCAGAGGCATCATCAGCTGCTGTTTGGATCCTAAGACCAGAGCTAAGGCGACCTAGTGAGCTACTAAGAGCTCTATCATTTACTACTGAGTTAGCATGAGCATTCATAGCTGCTATGTTGGTGTTTATTCTAAAACTCATCTTTAAGTCCTTTATCTTAAAAATTAAAAAGTTGATAGTGGTTAAGCAAATGGTGTTCCAACTTTTAGATCGATCATAAATATATGATAAAAATTTATTTTTGGAGTAAAATTTAAAATATCTCATAAAATTTATATTAAATTATTCTTAATTAAGTAAATTTTTATAGAGTTTTCGATATTATGCGAAATATTTTTCAAAAAGGAGTATAAATGGATGCGATAAACACCCTATTTATAATGCTTTGTTCTTTATTAGTGTTGCTAATGACTCCATCGTTAGCTATGTTTTACTCTGGATTAGTCCAAGCTAAAAATGCACTAAATACTATAATGAATTGCTTCATAGTATTTGGATTAGTATCATTTACTTGGATAATCGTTGGCTTTTCATTAGCTTATGAAGGGGATTACTTTGGTATCATAGGAAATTTATCAGCTGCATTCTTAAATGGTATCAACGGCGTAAATGACAATGGAGTACCACAAATTCTAAGCGTGATATATCAAATGATGTTTGCACTAATCGCAAGTGCCGTTATCACTGGATCGCTTGTTGGGCGTGTGAAACTTAGCGTTTTGGCTATATTTTTGATTTTTTGGAGTATTTTAGTTTATGCTAGTTTGGCTCATATGATTTGGGATGATCAAGGATTTTTATTAACCCGTGGTGGGCTGGATTTTGCCGGTGGTGGAGTGGTCCATATCAGTGCTGGAACAGCTGGGTTAATTGGTGTTTTAATGGTGGGCGCTAGAAAAGAGATAGCACACATTAGCGAGCAAGCCCACTCTATACCTTATGCGTTTTTGGGTGGAATTTTGCTATTTATTGGTTGGCTTGGATTTAACGCTGGAAGTGCTGGAAAGGTAGATGAAATCGCCGTAAATGCCTTTATAGTGACTATTATCTCAGCTTCTAGCGGATATATAGCTTGGATTTGTCTAGAGATTTTAAATAGACAAAAACCTAGCATTCTAGGCTCTTTAAGTGGCTTAGTAGCTGGGCTTGTGGGTATCACGCCAGGATGCGGATATGTGGGTATAGCAGCTAGTATTATCATAGGTATTAGTGCTTCTATAGTATGCTTTTGGGGCTTGATAATCATAAAATACAAACTAAAATTAGACGACTCATTAGACGCCTTTTCTCTACATGGATTTGGCGGTATATGGGGGGCTTTGTGTGTGGGGCTTTTTGCTAGTAAGCAGACAAATCCTAGTATTGAATTTGAAGGGTTGT encodes:
- a CDS encoding polysaccharide biosynthesis protein, whose amino-acid sequence is MIDILSLIGRDEPLFSSDMANLDNELRSIISRSKFLVVGGAGSIGQAVVKEIFAREPKALDVVDISENNLVELVRDIRSSYGYISGGFATYAIDAGSQIFAEFMRSNEYDYVLNLSALKHVRSEKDPYTLMRLIQTNIFNSDEIMRRSKRYFTVSSDKAANPVNMMGASKRIMEMFAFMRSSLTPVSMARFANVAFSDGSLLYGFEQRIKKLQPIVAPNDVRRYFITPKESGELCLLSAVFGGNREIFFPKLDERLNLIKFSDIAVKYLRFKGYEPYICQDESEARAKARKLSRSGKWACLFSSSDTTGEKDYEEFYTGDERLNLDKFKSIGVIENDMDISSDRLREFELNIKDMMDNSKFDKSAIMAEFMRVLPEFNHIEKGRYLDGKM
- a CDS encoding ammonium transporter translates to MDAINTLFIMLCSLLVLLMTPSLAMFYSGLVQAKNALNTIMNCFIVFGLVSFTWIIVGFSLAYEGDYFGIIGNLSAAFLNGINGVNDNGVPQILSVIYQMMFALIASAVITGSLVGRVKLSVLAIFLIFWSILVYASLAHMIWDDQGFLLTRGGLDFAGGGVVHISAGTAGLIGVLMVGARKEIAHISEQAHSIPYAFLGGILLFIGWLGFNAGSAGKVDEIAVNAFIVTIISASSGYIAWICLEILNRQKPSILGSLSGLVAGLVGITPGCGYVGIAASIIIGISASIVCFWGLIIIKYKLKLDDSLDAFSLHGFGGIWGALCVGLFASKQTNPSIEFEGLFISFNPHLLLEQILGVVVCFSVSAIISFIIFKAISYFTPLRVDSEHESMGLDASLHGESAYKR
- a CDS encoding flagellin B, which translates into the protein MSFRINTNIAAMNAHANSVVNDRALSSSLGRLSSGLRIQTAADDASGMSIADSLRSQANSLTQAISNANDAVGIIQTADKAMDEQIKILDTIKTKAIQAAQDGQNSDSRRALQNDISRLLEELDMIATTTSFNGQQLLNGNFSNKNFQIGAYSNETAKVSIGATNSNTIGHTRFETVCNVVISHFSAISKFSIKLSGIDGYPNGYVFQQIVSDTMQTEGFKAIAEMMNGVSDLTGVKVKVNNTQIFSDAVSTGSIKNLTINGVTIGDVAIKANDSDNVLIGAINAKKDETGVEASIENGHLVLAAKDGRAIRIGALSGASFMGGDTTGYSNGSAGGGVAFMGSLTFIRQDARDIKIGIDGLSTMSGFTDGGAMISAASIASNAYNQASVNLKYMNSGTISATLAKAMGYFNGGASAAGGGWGDQAGGVNTYGGAQAMADVAESARKTLDKIRADLGSVQNQLIATINNITVTQVNVKSAESQIRDVDFASESANFSKFNILAQSGSYAMSQANAVQQNILKLLQ
- a CDS encoding LegC family aminotransferase codes for the protein MERCKIYEKIIKFIKDEYKAQSVALHEPKFIGNEMRYLKQCIDSGFVSSVGQFVTDIEMDMARITGAKYAVAMSSGTAALHIALICAGVRAGDEVITQPLSFVATANAISYTGASAVFVDVDMDTMGMSPSSLSKFLDKNCGKKDGKCYNKISNKFISACVPMHTFGMMCKIDEIAQICDIWGINLVEDSAESLGSLYKGTHSGRFGLAGVFSFNGNKIATSGGGGVLISDDENVAKMAKHLSTTAKVPHPYEYNHDYIAYNYRMPNLNAGLLKAQLENLDIYLKDKRELAQKYAKFFDNLGIKFINEPKDCLSNYWLMGIILDDKNSRDELLKYANEKSVMMRPAWRLISELDMYKNCIKDENKNAKYLADRIVNIPSGVRLNLA